One segment of Phycisphaerales bacterium DNA contains the following:
- a CDS encoding response regulator, with translation MGEKKPRLILLQSEPAGADALTMASKHLNAIFDVIEIHSNPDLFEHLKEARPEDLVGLITNATDTNSHIALESIGEGVVSVTAAGDRKWTNRHFDQLDESLKTRATHECGLAAIYFSKDAHADNPEIPRRRSTRFTLNDRHWAMTLAPLQDGGAVGILWDMTEKENLQRRLDSINAAGSALMQIDSKAIVNLHVTERLKLLEDRIVKSVHDLLDFDNFEIRLLNQETKQLELVIAINITPLKVGEVIYAKDEGNGISGYVAANGESYICPNVQKDPLYREGLDSAKSSLTIPLKLLDTVIGVFNAESYKPDAFNENDRQMAEMFCRHIASAMHVLDLLLIERFTTNEQTAQRVLSQLEAPIDELNTHTEILTGLTIENQKARDAINGIIKATALMRSRLEAAEHGPRTVLDAEDERQRLEIDPIIQDKRILIADDEPAIRIAVCKVLEQQGCQVTVCGDGSETLKALEIASNADAFFDLVISDIKMPDCSGYDVFQATHQVCADTPVILMTGFGYDPDHSIVRASQEGLEGFLFKPFNRSQLLEAVSRALAQSDSDPTQ, from the coding sequence ATGGGTGAAAAAAAACCCAGGCTGATTCTCCTTCAATCCGAGCCAGCGGGTGCGGATGCCCTAACGATGGCGTCCAAGCACCTCAATGCAATATTTGATGTCATTGAGATTCACTCAAATCCTGATCTTTTTGAACACCTCAAAGAAGCCCGCCCAGAAGATCTGGTCGGTCTTATTACAAATGCGACGGACACCAATAGCCATATCGCCCTGGAGTCCATTGGCGAAGGCGTTGTCTCAGTCACTGCTGCGGGCGATCGAAAATGGACAAATCGGCACTTTGATCAACTCGATGAGTCACTAAAAACCCGCGCCACCCACGAGTGTGGGCTCGCTGCCATCTATTTTTCCAAAGACGCTCACGCGGATAATCCTGAGATACCGCGCCGTCGATCAACTCGCTTTACGTTAAACGATCGCCACTGGGCCATGACGCTTGCGCCGCTCCAAGATGGTGGCGCTGTTGGCATACTTTGGGATATGACTGAGAAAGAGAACTTGCAAAGGCGATTGGACTCTATCAATGCCGCTGGCAGTGCACTCATGCAAATTGATTCGAAAGCCATCGTTAATTTGCATGTTACAGAACGGCTCAAACTCTTAGAAGATCGCATCGTAAAATCGGTGCACGATCTTCTTGACTTTGATAATTTTGAGATTCGCTTGCTAAATCAAGAAACAAAACAGCTTGAGTTAGTTATTGCTATCAACATCACACCGCTCAAAGTTGGTGAAGTCATCTATGCCAAAGATGAAGGCAATGGCATTTCAGGCTATGTGGCCGCGAACGGAGAGAGTTATATTTGTCCAAATGTACAGAAAGACCCTCTTTATCGAGAGGGCCTGGATAGTGCAAAGAGCTCTCTCACTATCCCACTTAAACTGCTGGACACAGTGATTGGTGTCTTTAATGCCGAGTCTTATAAACCGGACGCTTTTAATGAGAACGACCGGCAGATGGCTGAAATGTTCTGCCGACATATCGCCAGTGCAATGCATGTACTTGACCTTTTACTGATCGAGCGATTTACGACAAATGAACAGACCGCTCAGCGCGTGCTAAGCCAATTGGAAGCACCGATTGATGAGCTGAATACGCATACCGAAATACTGACAGGTCTGACCATCGAGAATCAGAAAGCCAGAGACGCGATTAATGGCATCATAAAAGCGACTGCATTAATGAGGAGTCGCTTGGAAGCGGCCGAGCATGGTCCTCGGACAGTGCTTGATGCAGAGGATGAAAGGCAGCGTTTAGAAATTGATCCCATCATTCAAGATAAGCGTATTTTGATCGCTGATGATGAACCTGCTATTCGAATTGCTGTGTGCAAGGTACTTGAACAACAGGGTTGCCAAGTGACCGTATGTGGCGATGGAAGCGAAACACTTAAAGCTCTAGAGATCGCCAGCAATGCGGATGCATTCTTTGATTTAGTGATTAGTGATATCAAGATGCCTGACTGCAGTGGCTACGATGTCTTTCAAGCAACCCATCAAGTGTGTGCTGATACACCAGTCATTCTTATGACGGGCTTTGGCTATGACCCTGATCACTCAATTGTGCGGGCGAGTCAAGAAGGCCTCGAAGGGTTCCTATTCAAGCCATTTAACCGAAGCCAATTACTTGAGGCAGTATCGCGCGCTCTGGCTCAGAGTGATTCTGACCCCACGCAGTAA
- a CDS encoding DUF4340 domain-containing protein: MQWRITILFVVIAVLGVLAVVFLVQPGQLKTNRNQVRSLLGDRVLINEVDRIRVVFDEDQQFTFERDEGQWIQVDPFRYPMKPDSMRRFAQLAAELEVLYELPAKTVTDEERQQMGLQPPRATLSLGSGDRDLTLLLGENPFAGRAYVQLAGDDKVHVVNQDLHQHIFDRHPNDWRTRNIFDRVDIDVDYIDRIDEGQRTRLERSDRGWQIALPVQSQIDRSTLESFVQSLAEMRAAGFALDQPTEKDLSLFGLNAPLTQLEISWSETQEENGQIIRVPHSQVLLIGAGVGDGSLDRYGMILGRPVVLRLSESSLRGLRLPAPYFARRTGTGIPGPDITAIEIDTQDAKFRIDRRINLTTGAVEWFDVDQPDHRASLDLVNELINQLSQVKASDIHIVAADGVSEFVVGNVILYSIGARPVDTVRLLSLPDNNGDIHWAMENYDGVLRILPSSVNLLVSPESLGLPKPLSP, from the coding sequence ATGCAATGGCGTATCACCATCTTGTTTGTTGTTATTGCTGTGCTTGGTGTGCTAGCAGTGGTTTTTCTCGTGCAGCCAGGGCAACTAAAAACAAACAGGAATCAAGTGCGATCGCTACTTGGAGATCGTGTTCTGATTAATGAAGTTGATCGTATTCGTGTTGTCTTTGATGAGGACCAACAATTCACTTTTGAGCGTGATGAGGGCCAGTGGATACAGGTTGATCCGTTTCGCTATCCCATGAAACCTGATTCAATGCGGCGATTTGCTCAATTGGCCGCTGAACTTGAGGTGCTTTATGAGTTGCCTGCCAAGACAGTGACGGATGAAGAGCGGCAGCAGATGGGATTGCAACCGCCGCGGGCGACACTATCTCTGGGTTCAGGTGATCGTGATCTCACTCTGCTGTTGGGAGAAAATCCATTTGCAGGTCGTGCCTATGTTCAATTGGCTGGTGACGACAAAGTGCATGTTGTCAATCAGGACCTACATCAGCATATCTTTGATCGACATCCAAATGACTGGCGAACTCGTAATATCTTTGACCGAGTAGATATTGATGTGGATTACATCGATCGTATTGATGAGGGCCAACGCACAAGGTTGGAACGAAGTGATCGTGGTTGGCAAATAGCTTTGCCAGTACAAAGCCAGATTGATCGTTCAACGCTAGAGAGCTTCGTACAGTCGCTTGCAGAAATGCGCGCGGCAGGATTTGCACTGGATCAGCCGACTGAAAAAGACTTATCTCTTTTTGGGCTTAATGCGCCATTAACTCAGCTTGAAATTTCGTGGTCTGAGACACAAGAAGAGAATGGTCAGATCATTCGCGTTCCTCACTCCCAGGTATTGCTAATTGGCGCTGGTGTTGGCGATGGTTCTCTTGATCGTTATGGCATGATCCTTGGTCGGCCAGTCGTTCTTCGTCTCTCGGAGTCATCACTGCGTGGCCTTCGACTACCCGCGCCATACTTTGCTCGGCGAACTGGTACTGGAATTCCTGGACCAGATATTACAGCCATAGAAATCGATACACAGGATGCGAAATTTCGAATTGACCGCCGCATCAATCTCACCACTGGTGCCGTGGAGTGGTTTGATGTTGATCAGCCGGATCATCGTGCTTCATTAGACCTTGTCAATGAGCTGATTAATCAGTTATCCCAGGTGAAGGCAAGCGACATTCATATAGTTGCAGCCGACGGTGTTTCAGAATTTGTGGTTGGCAATGTGATCTTGTACAGCATCGGTGCAAGACCCGTTGATACGGTGCGACTTCTGAGTCTGCCAGATAATAATGGTGATATCCACTGGGCGATGGAGAACTACGATGGTGTTCTACGGATATTGCCTTCGTCAGTGAATTTGCTTGTTTCACCAGAATCACTGGGGCTGCCAAAGCCATTGAGTCCGTAG
- the prmC gene encoding peptide chain release factor N(5)-glutamine methyltransferase, whose protein sequence is MTSFFEAKQVDAPRHVAQMLLAHVLDCPRIELYTQLDRPASPSELTELRALTQRAGAGEPVHLLVGQAAFFMRDFWVGGCTLIPQPATETLIQRVLDWAKEAEQEDPLIADIGTGTGCIAVTLAKELPSSQILATDLNQEIIDLAERNAHRHSVQSQVDFLLGTGLEPLPAWLSGRKFDVLSSNPPYIPPSEVPEMQVAVRDFIASTAWDGGVDGLAVIKELLTKSQELIRIGGLLVVEIASVQAEAAQALVVEAGSFDNIEVLDDHEGLPRILSAIRCERS, encoded by the coding sequence ATGACTAGCTTCTTCGAAGCCAAGCAGGTCGATGCGCCTCGGCATGTGGCGCAGATGCTTCTGGCCCATGTGCTCGACTGCCCCCGCATCGAGCTGTATACCCAGCTGGATCGCCCTGCGTCACCCAGTGAGCTTACTGAACTGAGAGCGCTGACGCAGAGAGCAGGGGCTGGAGAGCCCGTTCACCTCTTAGTTGGTCAGGCCGCCTTTTTCATGCGTGACTTCTGGGTGGGGGGCTGCACGCTGATCCCACAGCCTGCGACAGAGACGCTGATTCAACGCGTTCTCGATTGGGCCAAGGAGGCCGAGCAGGAAGACCCCCTGATCGCGGATATTGGGACTGGCACTGGATGCATTGCTGTCACCCTTGCCAAGGAGCTGCCATCGAGTCAGATTCTGGCAACCGACCTCAACCAGGAGATCATTGATCTGGCCGAGCGCAATGCGCACCGGCATAGCGTTCAATCGCAAGTAGATTTCCTACTTGGTACTGGGTTAGAGCCGTTGCCGGCTTGGTTATCAGGTCGAAAATTCGATGTGCTGAGCTCCAACCCGCCTTACATTCCTCCGAGCGAGGTACCTGAAATGCAGGTGGCAGTGAGAGATTTCATTGCTTCTACTGCTTGGGATGGCGGTGTTGATGGCCTAGCGGTCATCAAAGAGCTGCTGACCAAGAGTCAAGAATTGATTCGCATTGGGGGGCTGTTGGTTGTGGAGATTGCCAGTGTGCAAGCGGAAGCTGCCCAGGCGCTCGTCGTGGAGGCGGGCAGTTTTGACAATATTGAGGTTTTAGATGATCACGAGGGCTTACCTCGTATTCTTTCGGCAATCCGCTGTGAGCGGTCATGA
- a CDS encoding ABC transporter permease: protein MTGIVAISSRELRAFFLSPGAYIIAALFLLVCSVVFVSQVFIPGQVSSLRNVFQFATWVLMFVCPAISMRLISEELRGGTYEVLMTLPVSSGQIIIGKFLGALGFLIALLIPTILYVILLEVYGRPDYGAIVSGYVGLILIGAAFLSTGLLTSCLTPSQPVAFLVAIFFWLAYRLGTKSIPAYLPSPWSNGVFAADPDPRAQDFIVGLVDSSNIVFFITLIALMLIAAIQAMELRRWR from the coding sequence GTGACCGGCATTGTTGCAATTTCAAGCCGTGAATTGCGTGCGTTCTTTTTGAGCCCGGGCGCCTATATCATTGCGGCGCTTTTTCTTTTGGTTTGTAGCGTCGTTTTTGTTTCTCAGGTCTTTATTCCGGGTCAAGTTAGTTCTCTGCGAAATGTATTTCAATTCGCAACGTGGGTGTTAATGTTCGTTTGTCCTGCGATCAGCATGCGTTTGATTAGCGAGGAACTTCGAGGTGGCACCTATGAGGTGTTGATGACGTTGCCAGTTTCTTCTGGTCAGATCATCATTGGGAAGTTCTTAGGCGCTCTTGGATTCTTGATTGCATTGCTCATTCCAACAATTCTCTATGTGATCTTGCTTGAGGTGTATGGGCGCCCCGACTATGGCGCCATCGTCAGTGGCTATGTCGGACTTATTTTGATTGGCGCGGCTTTTCTCTCAACAGGTCTTTTGACGTCTTGTCTCACTCCAAGCCAGCCAGTTGCTTTTTTGGTCGCCATCTTCTTTTGGTTGGCTTATCGACTTGGCACAAAATCAATACCAGCCTATCTGCCATCGCCATGGTCCAATGGCGTTTTTGCAGCGGATCCAGATCCGAGAGCCCAGGACTTTATTGTCGGTCTTGTTGACTCATCAAACATCGTCTTCTTTATCACTCTGATTGCACTGATGTTGATTGCTGCGATCCAGGCTATGGAGCTACGAAGATGGCGATAG
- a CDS encoding ABC transporter ATP-binding protein, whose product MHRIRIFVGVSGHFWYPNQESNKAKQAVVPQSESQSLIIDTAQLGRRFGSVEAVQELNLQIPQGQVVGFLGPNGAGKTTTIRMLCGSLMPTTGQAFIAGHHVVRERLEAQRQIGYLPESAPLYPEMRVIELLKFRAQLQGLRGLRANHLVAKAIRRCWLDAVQRRPIGQLSKGYRQRVGLAAALLHEPQLIVLDEPTSGLDPVQIREFRGLIRELAGAHTILLSTHILSEVEMTCDRVVIIAQGRVRADGTLAELREAASKTRRYVIETTLGSAPQALLALPGVNAVDGVALDDRWRRLTVEAKPDAPDLREMLGACIVEGGGAVRELRLMAPSLEQLFVQATATSTEGLALSEGLQ is encoded by the coding sequence ATGCATAGGATTCGAATATTCGTTGGGGTCTCGGGACATTTTTGGTATCCAAATCAAGAGTCAAATAAGGCAAAGCAAGCCGTAGTGCCCCAAAGCGAAAGCCAATCACTCATCATCGATACCGCCCAACTGGGCCGACGGTTCGGTTCTGTCGAGGCAGTTCAGGAATTGAATCTCCAAATTCCCCAGGGCCAAGTGGTGGGGTTTCTTGGCCCCAATGGTGCGGGCAAGACGACCACGATTCGTATGCTCTGTGGCTCGCTAATGCCCACGACGGGCCAAGCATTCATTGCGGGGCATCATGTCGTTCGGGAGCGGCTTGAGGCACAGCGGCAGATTGGATATCTACCGGAATCAGCGCCTTTGTACCCCGAGATGCGGGTCATCGAATTGCTCAAGTTTCGTGCCCAGCTACAGGGGCTCAGAGGCCTTCGAGCCAACCATCTCGTAGCGAAGGCCATTCGGCGTTGTTGGCTGGATGCCGTGCAGCGTCGTCCCATTGGGCAATTATCGAAAGGCTATCGTCAGCGAGTGGGTCTTGCCGCAGCCTTGCTACATGAACCTCAACTCATCGTTCTAGATGAGCCTACATCAGGATTAGACCCCGTTCAGATTCGAGAGTTCAGAGGGCTTATTCGTGAATTGGCGGGTGCCCATACGATCCTGCTTTCAACACATATTCTCTCTGAGGTTGAAATGACCTGCGACCGTGTGGTCATTATTGCTCAGGGCAGGGTTCGAGCTGACGGAACACTGGCTGAACTGCGTGAAGCTGCCAGTAAGACAAGACGCTATGTCATTGAGACCACGCTTGGATCAGCCCCTCAAGCTCTTCTGGCACTTCCTGGAGTTAATGCCGTAGACGGTGTGGCATTGGATGATCGTTGGCGCCGATTGACTGTCGAGGCGAAGCCTGATGCGCCTGATTTACGAGAGATGCTGGGTGCTTGCATCGTAGAGGGTGGCGGCGCTGTTCGGGAGCTCCGGTTGATGGCACCATCGTTAGAGCAGTTATTCGTGCAAGCGACAGCAACATCAACCGAAGGATTAGCATTGAGTGAGGGCCTACAGTGA
- the ribD gene encoding bifunctional diaminohydroxyphosphoribosylaminopyrimidine deaminase/5-amino-6-(5-phosphoribosylamino)uracil reductase RibD — protein sequence MTDNVSEDVQYLGAAARLAARGRGRAEPNPLVGCVITKHNNVIGWGYHAYCGGPHAEIEALRRAGEAAHGATAYITLEPCNHTGRTGPCTQALIDAGIDRVVIAQRDPNPIASGGFDALERAGIAITVTDACPVATNVSSPFVYRVKTGLPWVIAKWAQTVDGRLATSTGDSKWISSNKSRQAVHRCRARVDAILTGVGTVLHDDPLLTARNVRVRRVARRIVLDPNLDIPTDSKLVRTAKEFPTVVWTSKSAMHAAHARCNTLERAGVNIVGTELNGVHGSLSDGLRHLAKTFDITNILVEAGGRLLASLISQNLANEVWVFLAPMLLADPKAIGLSGPAIANISDAWRLRLISTHQRDDDIELRYGLNGFGSPSDSGETSKFTDEGNIRRTPS from the coding sequence ATGACAGACAACGTAAGTGAAGATGTCCAATATCTTGGTGCTGCGGCACGGCTGGCAGCTCGTGGTCGGGGCCGAGCTGAACCGAACCCGCTGGTTGGATGCGTCATCACAAAACATAACAATGTCATTGGTTGGGGATACCATGCCTACTGCGGTGGACCCCATGCTGAAATTGAAGCGCTACGCCGTGCAGGCGAGGCTGCCCATGGCGCAACCGCTTACATCACCCTCGAGCCCTGCAACCATACGGGAAGAACCGGCCCCTGTACCCAAGCGCTGATTGATGCGGGAATTGATCGCGTTGTTATTGCCCAGCGCGATCCTAATCCAATTGCTTCCGGAGGCTTTGATGCGCTAGAGCGTGCTGGTATTGCCATCACCGTGACTGATGCGTGCCCAGTTGCAACCAACGTAAGCAGTCCATTTGTATACAGAGTCAAGACCGGTCTGCCCTGGGTGATTGCAAAGTGGGCCCAGACCGTGGATGGCAGATTAGCCACAAGCACTGGTGACTCAAAGTGGATTAGCAGCAACAAGAGTCGCCAAGCAGTCCATCGATGTAGAGCACGAGTCGATGCCATCCTCACGGGTGTGGGCACCGTACTTCATGATGATCCACTGCTCACAGCCCGAAATGTACGAGTTCGTCGCGTCGCAAGAAGAATTGTCCTTGATCCCAATCTTGATATTCCAACTGACAGCAAGCTCGTCCGCACGGCTAAGGAATTTCCCACCGTCGTCTGGACATCAAAAAGTGCAATGCACGCCGCTCATGCAAGATGCAATACACTTGAGCGAGCTGGCGTCAACATTGTTGGCACCGAGCTGAACGGAGTCCATGGCTCACTGTCTGACGGGCTGCGTCATTTAGCAAAAACATTTGATATCACCAATATTCTGGTTGAGGCAGGTGGCCGACTACTTGCAAGTCTCATCTCTCAAAACCTCGCCAACGAAGTATGGGTTTTCCTTGCTCCAATGTTATTAGCTGATCCAAAAGCCATTGGACTCTCAGGACCTGCCATTGCAAATATTTCAGATGCGTGGCGGTTAAGACTGATCAGCACCCATCAGCGCGACGATGACATTGAACTTCGCTACGGACTCAATGGCTTTGGCAGCCCCAGTGATTCTGGTGAAACAAGCAAATTCACTGACGAAGGCAATATCCGTAGAACACCATCGTAG